A portion of the Cryptomeria japonica chromosome 5, Sugi_1.0, whole genome shotgun sequence genome contains these proteins:
- the LOC131060910 gene encoding transcription factor KUA1 yields the protein MIYSDTNKRNQVACFTFDRLMDLFAPNVLHSDGQSDWDRMTKNGHNSEGEVKLFGVTLRKSASTGNLCYNALPNQQFDEYVSDGFDNNLSKHLPRKRGIPWTEEEHRLFLTGLEKLGKGDWRGISRNFVTTRTPTQVASHAQKYFLRQKHVTAKKRRSSVFDICHSDSNQKAGSPREQSIDLSSASGMMNGNSTEDCGFGLCLTIAPPPPYPPQRSTFYDRRNVYFDSGIKVV from the exons ATGATCTACTCTGATACCAACAAAAGGAATCAAGTTGCTTGTTTTACATTTGACAGACTCATGGATCTCTTTGCTCCAAATGTATTACATAGCGATGGGCAATCAGATTGGGACAGAATGACCAAAAATGGTCATAACAGCGAGGGAGAAGTAAAGTTGTTTGGAGTAACACTCAGAAAGAGCGCTAGCACAGGAAATCTTTGTTACAATGCTCTGCCAAATCAACAGTTTGATGAATATGTGAGCGATGGGTTTGACAACAATCTCTCTAAACATCTTCCAAGGAAGAGAG GAATCCCATGGACGGAGGAAGAGCACAGATTGTTTCTAACAGGCCTTGAAAAGTTGGGAAAGGGGGATTGGAGAGGCATATCCAGGAATTTTGTCACAACCAGAACTCCCACTCAGGTTGCCAGTCACGCACAAAAGTATTTCCTCAGGCAAAAACATGTCACTGCCAAGAAACGTCGCTCAAGCGTATTCGACATATGCCATAGTGATTCTAATCAAAAG GCCGGAAGTCCGAGAGAGCAAAGTATAGATCTGTCGTCAGCTTCAGGCATGATGAATGGAAACTCTACAGAAGATTGTGGGTTTGGTCTGTGTCTGACAATTGCACCTCCTCCGCCGTATCCTCCTCAGCGTTCTACATTTTATGACAGGCGAAACGTTTACTTTGACAGTGGCATTAAGGTTGTCTGA